From Rhodanobacteraceae bacterium, the proteins below share one genomic window:
- a CDS encoding Two-component system sensor histidine kinase gives MMRMKFKAAPDSTLCMAMEDARGWYGRITPWIWLVWLVWLFGPAFFFDAKDFAHFPHWLLATALSLPLFMLAYVGAHLCPRRHIVWYALAILVIGMGVTPLNPFALTYLIYACSVAAASGSPRKSGALVLAMILAYSIEWFWLGYNWQSLVNVWILCPIIAGLIITDRIQRRHRADLRLSMEEVRRLAASAERERIGRDLHDLLGHTLSMVALKSELAGRLIERDPSAAHREMADVARVARDALSQVRSAVSGIRAAAMAAELASARLLLEAAGVQMEYWHDPQALPVDVETCLALVLREAVTNIQRHARANRVEVTVIAGAERVVMRVRDDGRGGVNERGNGLTGMRERIEARGGTLAIESPRGRGTSIEVALPLPVAAAENPSPPKPAAANVVPLVQHAGGHA, from the coding sequence ATGATGCGCATGAAATTCAAGGCAGCCCCCGATTCGACGCTGTGCATGGCCATGGAAGATGCGCGCGGCTGGTACGGGCGCATCACGCCGTGGATTTGGCTGGTTTGGCTGGTGTGGCTGTTCGGGCCGGCGTTTTTTTTCGACGCCAAGGATTTCGCGCATTTTCCGCACTGGCTTCTGGCGACCGCGCTCAGCCTGCCGCTTTTCATGCTGGCGTATGTCGGCGCGCATCTGTGCCCGCGGCGGCACATCGTCTGGTACGCGCTGGCGATCCTCGTCATCGGCATGGGGGTGACGCCGCTCAACCCTTTCGCCCTCACCTACCTCATATACGCTTGTTCGGTGGCGGCCGCGTCGGGCAGCCCGCGCAAGTCCGGCGCGCTGGTGCTGGCGATGATCCTGGCTTACAGCATCGAGTGGTTCTGGCTCGGCTACAACTGGCAGTCGCTGGTCAATGTCTGGATCCTCTGTCCGATCATCGCGGGCCTGATCATCACCGACCGCATCCAGCGGCGGCATCGCGCCGATCTGCGGTTGTCGATGGAAGAGGTGCGCCGGCTTGCGGCCAGTGCCGAACGCGAACGCATCGGCCGCGACCTGCACGACCTCTTGGGGCACACCTTGTCGATGGTGGCGTTGAAGTCGGAACTCGCAGGAAGATTGATCGAGCGCGATCCGTCCGCCGCGCATCGCGAAATGGCCGACGTGGCGCGCGTCGCGCGCGACGCGTTGTCGCAAGTGCGCAGCGCGGTCAGCGGCATCCGCGCCGCGGCGATGGCGGCGGAACTGGCGTCCGCGCGCCTGCTGCTGGAGGCCGCCGGCGTGCAGATGGAGTACTGGCACGATCCGCAGGCGCTGCCCGTCGACGTCGAGACCTGCCTGGCGCTGGTGTTGCGCGAAGCCGTCACCAACATCCAGCGTCACGCGCGCGCCAACCGCGTCGAGGTCACCGTGATCGCTGGCGCCGAACGCGTGGTGATGCGCGTGCGCGACGACGGGCGCGGCGGCGTCAACGAACGCGGCAATGGACTCACCGGCATGCGCGAGCGCATCGAGGCGCGCGGTGGCACGCTGGCGATCGAATCGCCGCGCGGGCGCGGCACCAGCATCGAAGTGGCGCTGCCGTTGCCGGTTGCAGCCGCGGAAAACCCGTCGCCGCCGAAACCGGCCGCGGCCAACGTGGTGCCGCTGGTGCAACACGCGGGCGGCCACGCATGA
- a CDS encoding S-adenosylmethionine:tRNA ribosyltransferase-isomerase, which yields MLCFRSSLVPNPNPQTLLLKKSDFHYDLPVELIAQQPLPERSASRLLVLDAAHQALSDRTFHDLPQLLRNGDLLVFNDTRVLPARLFGRKPSGGAVEIMLERVTGTHTAVAMLGVSKKPREGSLIELDDGTPVRVLGRDGQFFELRFECAEPLEKLLLRIGHMPLPPYIVRPDGAHDSERYQTVYARQPGAVAAPTAGLHFDAPLLDALRARGVDFGYVTLHVGAGTFQPVREEKIEDHQMHREWLNVGAELVEKIRRTRAQGGRVIAVGTTVVRSLEAARGKNGEVEPFAGETRIFIFPGYRITSIDGLITNFHLPESTLLMLVSAFAGREFVLSAYKHAVEQRYRFFSYGDAMLVWPGSRDSGLGIRDSDKR from the coding sequence TTGTTATGCTTCCGCTCTTCCCTGGTCCCCAATCCTAATCCCCAAACCCTGCTCTTGAAGAAATCCGATTTCCATTACGACCTGCCGGTCGAACTGATCGCGCAGCAACCGTTGCCCGAGCGCAGCGCCAGCCGCCTGCTGGTGCTGGATGCGGCGCACCAGGCATTGAGCGATCGCACGTTTCACGACCTGCCGCAGCTGCTGCGCAACGGCGACCTGCTGGTATTCAACGACACGCGCGTGCTGCCGGCGCGCCTGTTCGGCCGCAAGCCCAGCGGCGGCGCGGTCGAAATCATGCTCGAACGCGTCACCGGCACGCACACCGCGGTGGCGATGCTGGGTGTCAGCAAGAAGCCTCGCGAGGGCAGCCTGATCGAACTGGATGACGGCACGCCGGTGCGCGTGCTCGGGCGTGACGGCCAGTTCTTCGAACTCAGGTTCGAATGCGCCGAGCCGCTGGAAAAGCTGCTGCTGCGCATCGGCCACATGCCGCTGCCGCCCTACATCGTGCGGCCCGATGGCGCGCACGACAGCGAACGCTACCAGACGGTGTACGCGCGCCAGCCGGGCGCGGTCGCGGCGCCGACGGCGGGCCTGCATTTCGATGCGCCGTTGCTGGATGCGCTGCGCGCACGCGGCGTGGATTTCGGCTACGTCACGCTGCACGTGGGCGCGGGCACGTTCCAGCCGGTGCGCGAGGAAAAGATCGAAGACCACCAGATGCACCGCGAGTGGTTGAACGTCGGCGCGGAACTGGTCGAGAAAATCCGCCGCACGCGCGCGCAAGGCGGGCGGGTGATCGCGGTCGGCACGACAGTGGTGCGATCGCTCGAAGCGGCGCGGGGAAAAAATGGCGAGGTCGAACCGTTCGCGGGCGAAACCCGCATCTTCATCTTCCCCGGTTACCGCATCACCAGCATCGACGGCCTCATCACCAATTTCCACTTGCCGGAATCGACCCTGCTGATGCTGGTGTCCGCGTTCGCCGGCCGCGAGTTCGTGCTGTCGGCGTACAAACATGCAGTCGAGCAACGCTACCGGTTCTTTTCGTACGGCGATGCGATGCTGGTGTGGCCGGGAAGCCGGGACTCGGGACTCGGGATTCGGGATTCGGACAAGCGATGA
- a CDS encoding Two-component transcriptional response regulator, LuxR family has protein sequence MMRVMLAEDQAMVRGALAALLALEPDIEVLGSVADGETAWREMQRLKPDILISDIEMPGLTGLELAQRIQRHELPIKVVIVTTFARSGYLRRALDAGVSGYLLKDAPAEKLADSLRLVHRGGRAIDPELALEAWTEADPLNDRERQVLRLAGEGQSAGDIATKLNLSHGTVRNYLSEAIGKLGVANRIEAYRLARQKGWL, from the coding sequence ATGATGCGCGTGATGCTCGCGGAGGACCAGGCGATGGTGCGCGGCGCGCTGGCCGCGCTGCTGGCGCTGGAACCCGACATCGAAGTGCTGGGTTCGGTGGCCGATGGCGAGACCGCGTGGCGCGAGATGCAGCGCCTGAAACCCGACATCCTGATTTCCGACATCGAGATGCCGGGCCTCACCGGCCTCGAATTGGCGCAGCGCATCCAGCGCCACGAATTGCCGATCAAGGTCGTGATCGTGACGACGTTCGCGCGCTCGGGCTACCTGCGCCGCGCGCTGGACGCGGGCGTGTCGGGTTACCTGCTGAAGGATGCGCCGGCCGAAAAGCTCGCGGATTCGCTGCGGCTGGTGCACCGCGGCGGACGCGCGATCGATCCGGAATTGGCGCTGGAAGCGTGGACGGAAGCCGATCCGTTGAACGATCGTGAGCGGCAGGTGCTGCGTCTCGCGGGCGAGGGACAAAGCGCCGGTGACATCGCGACCAAACTCAATCTCTCGCACGGCACCGTGCGCAATTACCTTTCCGAGGCAATCGGCAAACTCGGCGTCGCCAATCGCATCGAGGCGTATCGGCTGGCGCGGCAGAAGGGCTGGCTGTAG